AAGTTTATCTTCCAGCCCGCCGAAGAAGGCTCCCTGCCCGGCGAGGAAGGCGGCGCCCGCCTCATGGTGAAGCAGGGCGTGCTGCAAAATCCCAAGGTCGATGCCATTTTCGGCGTCCACATCCAGGCCCAGACCGAAGTAGGCAAGGTGTCGTACCGGCCCGAAGGCGAAATGGCCTCGTCCGACGTGTTCAACATCAAAGTGAAGGGCAAGTCGGCGCACGGGGCCTACCCGTGGCTGGCCGTGGACCCCGTAGTGACGGCCGCGCAGATCATCATGGGCCTGCAAACCATTGTGAGCCGCCAGGCCGAACTGACTGAAGACGCCGCCGTGCTGACCGTGGGCATGGTGCACGGCGGGGTGCGCAACAACATTATCCCCGAGCAAGTGGAGCTGACCGGCACCATCCGCTGCCTCAACAAAGAAATGCAGCAGAAAATCTGGGCCGCCGTGCGCCGCACCGCCAAGGGCATTGCCGAAAGCGCCGGCGCCACTGCCGAAGTCAGCATCGAAAACTACGCCCCCATCACCTACAACGACCCGCGCCTAACCGAGCAGATGCTGCCCAGCCTGCGCCGCGCCGCCGGCCCCAGTAATGTCGTCCTCCAAAAAGCCGTGACCGGCGCCGAGGATTTTGCCTTCTACCAGGAAAAAGTGCCCGGCGTGTTCGTGTTCGTGGGCGGCATGCCCAAAGGCAAGAACCCCGCCGACACCGCCCCCCACCACACCCCCGGCTTCTTCATCGACGAAAGCGGCCTGACGCTAGGCGTCAAAACCCTCACCACCCTGGCCGTGGATTATTTGAATGGGAAGAAGTAGTGAGAGGGTGACAGGTGACAGGGAGGGACGTCATGCTGAGCTTGCCGAAGCATCTCTACCACTTCGTTGCAGTGCTATCCAGACAAAGCGGTAGAGATGCTTGCCTCCGGCGACCTTCGGTTCGACTGCGGCTCCGCCTCTGCTCAGCATGACGTTCCTCCCTGTCACCTGTCACCCTCTTACCTCCACTCAGCGAAATCAAGAAAATCTGCACAATCTGCGCTTCATGAATATAGCCCTCGTAACCTGTGAAAGCCTGGCCCAGTACGCGGCTCCGAATGTTGATGACGAAGACAGCCTGCTCACGCGCTACCTGCGGGAGCAGGGCCACCACGTGGAGACGCGCGTGTGGAGCAACCCGGCCGTAGATTGGCACCGCTACGACGCCGTGGTGCTGAAGTCGCCCTGGGACTATTTCGACCGGGTAGCGGAGTTCTACGCCTGGCTCGACCGACTGGAAGCGGAGGGCGTGGCCCTGCTCAACCCCACGGCCGTAGTGCGCTGGAACGCCGATAAAAAATACCTGCTCGAAATGGAAAAGGCCGGCGTGCGCATTGTGCCCACACACTGGCTGGAGCGCGGCCGGCCCGTGGAGGTGCAGGAGCTATTCGCTGGGCTGGGCCACGATGAGCTGGTGGTGAAGCCGGCCGTGAGCGGCGGGGCCAAAAACACCTTTGTCCTCACCCGCCACGAAACTGCCATCCGCCAGCCCCAGCTCGCGGAGTTGCTCCAGCACGAGGACTTTCTGGTGCAGCCTTTCCAGCCCCAAATTCAGGAAGAAGGCGAATGGTCGTTGGTGTACCTGGGCGGCGAGTTCAGCCATTGCGTGCTGAAAACGCCGAAATCGGGTGACTTTCGGGTGCAACACTACCTGGGCGGCGGCATCGAGCCGCGCGAAGCCCCCGCCCACCTGCGCCAGGCCGCCGACGCCATCGTGCAGCAGTTTGCCCCCGGCTGCCTCTACGCCCGCGTCGACGGCCTCGACCAGGACGGCGAGCTGCTGCTCATGGAGTTGGAGCTGATTGAGCCGTTTTTGTACCTGGCGTCTTCGGAAGGAGCATTGGCGCGGTATGAGCAGGCCTTGCGGAAGATGGTGAAGGAGTAGTTGCTTACTGTGGCCTCACCCCCCGGCCCCCTCTCCCGTGGAGAGGGGGAGCCAGACGACAATCGTTCTGCGCCGCCCCTTCGGCTCCCGCCTCCGGAACGGCTACC
This region of Hymenobacter sp. YIM 151500-1 genomic DNA includes:
- a CDS encoding amidohydrolase yields the protein MKFFSTATLLLATGAAAPAVAQTSAALTDQIARLSAQQEAKVIAWRRDIHQHPELGNQETRTAALVAEHLRKLGLEVQTGVARTGVVALLKGGKPGPVVALRADMDALPVTENNNLPFASKATTTYNGQPVGVMHACGHDTHVAMLLGAAEVLSQLKKDLPGTVKFIFQPAEEGSLPGEEGGARLMVKQGVLQNPKVDAIFGVHIQAQTEVGKVSYRPEGEMASSDVFNIKVKGKSAHGAYPWLAVDPVVTAAQIIMGLQTIVSRQAELTEDAAVLTVGMVHGGVRNNIIPEQVELTGTIRCLNKEMQQKIWAAVRRTAKGIAESAGATAEVSIENYAPITYNDPRLTEQMLPSLRRAAGPSNVVLQKAVTGAEDFAFYQEKVPGVFVFVGGMPKGKNPADTAPHHTPGFFIDESGLTLGVKTLTTLAVDYLNGKK
- a CDS encoding ATP-grasp domain-containing protein; its protein translation is MNIALVTCESLAQYAAPNVDDEDSLLTRYLREQGHHVETRVWSNPAVDWHRYDAVVLKSPWDYFDRVAEFYAWLDRLEAEGVALLNPTAVVRWNADKKYLLEMEKAGVRIVPTHWLERGRPVEVQELFAGLGHDELVVKPAVSGGAKNTFVLTRHETAIRQPQLAELLQHEDFLVQPFQPQIQEEGEWSLVYLGGEFSHCVLKTPKSGDFRVQHYLGGGIEPREAPAHLRQAADAIVQQFAPGCLYARVDGLDQDGELLLMELELIEPFLYLASSEGALARYEQALRKMVKE